One part of the Leclercia sp. LSNIH1 genome encodes these proteins:
- a CDS encoding RidA family protein: MIQREPVFPANRHALYEAHGYSAAIRSGDLLFVSGQVGSRADGTPEPDFAAQVQLAFDNLKATLAAAGCTFDDLIDVTTFHTDPENQFPTIMQVKQAIFPQAPYPNWTAVGVTWLAGFDFEIKVIARIPAPVA; the protein is encoded by the coding sequence ATGATCCAGCGCGAACCGGTTTTCCCCGCCAACCGTCATGCTCTTTATGAAGCACACGGTTATTCTGCCGCCATCCGTTCCGGCGATTTGCTGTTTGTTTCGGGTCAGGTGGGAAGCCGCGCCGATGGCACCCCCGAGCCCGATTTCGCCGCTCAGGTGCAGCTTGCGTTTGATAATCTGAAAGCGACCCTTGCCGCGGCGGGGTGTACCTTTGACGATCTGATTGATGTGACAACCTTCCACACCGATCCTGAGAATCAGTTCCCAACGATCATGCAGGTCAAACAGGCGATTTTCCCGCAGGCCCCTTATCCGAACTGGACCGCCGTTGGTGTCACCTGGCTTGCCGGATTTGATTTCGAAATTAAGGTCATCG